One Setaria italica strain Yugu1 chromosome I, Setaria_italica_v2.0, whole genome shotgun sequence DNA window includes the following coding sequences:
- the LOC101776238 gene encoding nucleoporin nup211 isoform X2: MDHRGGGRGGGGRGGGGGGRGGGGGGGGGGGGGGNSSRTDLLAAGRKKLQQFRKKKGKREPGKKAAEADADAEAEEGAAKAEESTVPEPKSPVGLKFLAGVGGSSTPFEEAETSQAEQCNGEGPGAVESGSVENADAVREQETAADGSDAHNAGTSEQGVSEQHESQAADGEDLAIQATSGDGSGDLVEGAQLGEVHVDKKLPDMTLKDNMELDASSERDGDGDDCNQLGEHQQVEMEPVEKPTSSDSEEVAEVPIPSQDTGADNNNDEGAQEMLTDVSRIPLDGDIQHDIEPTVSAEIVAATALEEELTVAASHEIPESTAGRGTEEETDGVGREAVEENPSTTHVTDEDLSVQAKPTGAVDTPLCEQDGDPALFRSVVLQGIVPDHFEDIQRHLYSATLSRDFLQLQLDEVAGHYSDVTQRSSDEITKLQVLLKETEESNLAVSKELHQCRHELSEVSTVKGDLELIMASLKEEINTSNLRCTRLESELHSSEENTKQMQSELADNRLLLEALQKENLELSASLASEKEAKKAAEEQQDHLSSDNRKLLSELSGLELNLASMKEEMDAGSSRCEVLEKELRSSNENLEHTLTELANYRALLESLQKDNLELSANFVSEKEAKKKLEEDNVDLCNEKGRLSSDLSELNDKLNLSYAKHKQLESHVKDTETYFEQLTEQLIEENLYASSSADVYQSAIKDLHAKYNVVLGQFQNVVHQESDLHLDPPKVNTENAERAITRPVLVGHGNHQCTPNLANTNDSCNSTALQLLKGHLEVSKGDLHDLEKLLERISSRSDGRVLVSKLIKSFEPKGNEDDTGLTEGEHDELRKSTREMIRRLGEKFMAMSSDITKTEEYVAELCNKIELSVKSTAQHDIDRQQTVVLAAKMDELAGKLSNYKETIDNLHNQVATVQQDANSNAERLIDQAELLQKDAVERISILEKERVSLSDLLIEVTNRLTSLGCTMFPNDSSESEDLSFRTLSCVDLVATSFQSLQEKLEAAQIDNAQLNSSLVELRKANCVAQERSEQAFETVKKLYDSLQELLCDSLKNSNEFGGGDSAEEPIESQYGRLIEHLKNLLHDHHTMLSTNADLESRLLSKCEEVEELNMRYSSLTKNLNDVCVMNEELKSASLSKNATQDELHSRCLAVAEKLVSHSVNHSSAGVQLISDSGEGFNKEDHILTTLLPCIEDGVASCIEKFENAAEEIRLSKICLQDINIFDQISFDKWSYPLPTLIKEEILPKLSDLQDRINQLNALNIQLETEVPVLRDGMKKLDEALGTSRTELQKKVSELEQFDQKLTSVKEKLSIAVAKGKGLIVQRDSLKQSLLEKSGEVEKLTQELQLKETLLKELEAKLKSYTEADRIEALESELSYIRNSATALRDSFLLKDSVLQRIEEVLEDLDLPEQFHSRDIVEKIELLSKMAVGTSFTLPDGDKRSSVDGHSESGVAMDVINDEQNSNSNPASDELKSKYEELHRKFYELAEHNNMLEQSLVERNSLIQKWEEVLGQISIPPQFRMLEAEDKIEWLGNRLLEVEQERDSLQLKIEHLEDSSEMLIADLEESHKRISELSAEVVAIKAEKDFFSQSLEKLRFEFLGLSEKAVQDEFVRDNLRKDLSELQEKLAEKTEESRHYHEMDTEIHKLLNLVQNTLQDGSDSEISSGDTSAVLCLGKLLRKLLDDYGTLLSKSTEGNFTERDIQLEDIKPSNDASTLVTGTSDKEIELNSLNNELDYARNNLALVEQQRNEAVEKTQSLMLEIETLHAQAQINKLQESDAEQMQKYQSLVLELESVGKQRDNLQEQLNQEEQKCTSLREKLNVAVRKGKGLVQHRDSLKQTIEEMNAVIEKLKNERKQHIESLETEKSSLMDRLAENEKSLHETNQYLSGLLNALNKVDIAREFDTDPVTKVEKIAKFCLDLQETVVSSQNEVKKSKRATELLLAELNEAHERADNLQEELFKAEAALSESYKQYSVTESARADAVRHLEHVMHAQSQTRRKQLDHLMELNSTSSQLREVCFELSHHLVNAFSKDVDLICYMENFMKSSGKWIDGTNMMDVPIASKHVLSNRINSKAHIPNAPLEIKMDDTDERQILHHLAIACRALSECVKDCNDLKRSIDEHGFSVEQKATELFDVMSNLQNRLTSQQNELESLRAKFVELQLEMKGRDEEIVSERRNMSLLYEACTSSVAEIEGMTDIYPGNQSYAVDHSADERIKSLVEQLVLAVKTSRNSNEGSTKELKATVLELQQELQAKDIQISTISSELSYQLRAAESSAKQLSVELEGAKMEVHNLAKQVDMLHNENKALETQVNELKNMESMASEQHGRIKELTDELSRKDQEIEGLMQALDEEEKELEVMENKSHELEQMLQEKEFALKSAEVSRTKALAKLATTVDKFDELHSLSENLLAEVENLQSQLQERDSEISFLRQEVTRSTNELLTTEESNKKYSSQINDFIKWLETALLQFGVHCDYDGTPVPVYMEMLSKKIGSLISESDDLRVVVQSKDSLLQVERTKMEELMRKSDALEASLSQKDSQIGLLRRDRASSQLNRSINLPGTSEIEQMNDKSPAVVTQLRGARKVNNDQIAIDVEMDKDKQLDDEDDDKAHGFKSLTMSRFVPKFTRPISDRIDGMWVSGDRLLMRQPTLRLGILIYWIALHALLASFI, translated from the exons ATGGATCAcaggggcggcggccgcggcggcggaggcagagggggaggcggtggcggcagaggaggagggggaggaggaggaggaggaggaggcggcggcggcaacagtAGCCGCACCGATCTCCTCGCTGCCGGGCGGAAGAAG CTGCAACAGTTccggaagaagaaggggaagcgGGAGCCCGGGAAGAAGGCGGCGGaagccgacgccgacgcggagGCCGAGGAGGGGGCGGCCAAGGCGGAGGAGTCCACCGTGCCCGAGCCGAAATCGCCTGTCGGGCTGAAGTTCCTCGCCGGGGTGGGCGGCAGCAGCACTCCGTTTGAG GAAGCGGAGACGTCACAGGCGGAGCAATGCAATGGCGAGGGGCCTGGGGCTGTGGAGTCCGGCTCTGTGGAGAATGCTGATGCAGTGCGAGAACAGGAGACGGCAGCTGATGGCTCTGATGCGCATAATGCTGGTACTAGTGAGCAGGGCGTTTCGGAGCAGCATGAAAGCCAGGCAGCTGATGGTGAGGATCTAGCAATCCAGGCTACCAGTGGAGACGGCAGTGGTGATCTTGTGGAAGGAGCTCAGCTGGGTGAGGTGCATGTTGATAAGAAACTGCCAGATATGACTTTGAAGGATAACATGGAGTTGGATGCTTCTTCTGAACGTGATGGAGACGGTGATGATTGCAATCAACTTGGGGAACACCAGCAGGTGGAAATGGAGCCTGTTGAAAAGCCAACAAGCTCTGATTCCGAAGAAGTCGCCGAGGTGCCAATTCCTTCTCAAGACACTGGAGCTGATAATAATAATGATGAAGGAGCTCAAGAAATGTTGACAGATGTTTCTAGGATTCCATTAGATGGAGATATACAACATGACATCGAGCCCACTGTTTCTGCTGAAATAGTTGCTGCGACTGCACTTGAAGAAGAGTTGACTGTTGCAGCTTCACATGAGATTCCTGAGAGTACTGCGGGAAGAGGCACTGAGGAGGAAACTGATGGAGTGGGCAGGGAAGCTGTTGAAGAAAATCCAAGTACAACACATGTAACTGATGAAGATTTGAGTGTACAGGCCAAGCCAACAGGGGCAGTGGATACTCCACTTTGTGAACAAGATGGTGATCCAGCTTTATTTAGAAGTGTGGTATTGCAAGGCATTGTGCCAGATCATTTTGAGGATATACAGAGGCATCTGTACTCTGCAACTCTATCGAGGGATTTTCTCCAGTTGCAGTTAGATGAGGTTGCTGGTCATTATTCAGATGTTACACAGCGGTCTTCTGATGAGATCACCAAGCTCCAGGTACTACTAAAAGAAACTGAAGAAAGCAATCTGGCAGTTAGCAAAGAGCTTCATCAATGTAGACATGAGCTTTCCGAGGTGAGCACAGTTAAGGGAGATCTTGAACTAATCATGGCTTCCTTGAAAGAAGAAATCAACACTAGCAACTTAAGGTGCACACGTTTGGAGAGTGAGCTACATTCCTCCGAGGAGAACACAAAACAAATGCAGAGTGAATTAGCTGACAACAGATTGTTACTGGAAGCCCTGCAAAAGGAAAACCTGGAGCTTAGTGCAAGCCTTGCTTCTGAGAAAGAAGCCAAAAAAGCAGCTGAGGAGCAGCAGGACCATCTATCTTCTGATAACAGGAAGCTTTTATCAGAGTTGTCAGGTCTTGAGCTTAACTTAGCTTCTATGAAAGAGGAAATGGATGCTGGCAGTAGCAGATGTGAAGTTTTGGAGAAAGAGCTGCGTTCCTCCAATGAGAATTTGGAGCATACTTTGACAGAATTGGCAAATTATAGGGCTCTGTTGGAATCATTGCAAAAAGATAATTTGGAGTTATCTGCGAATTTTGTCTCTgagaaagaagcaaaaaagaaaCTTGAAGAAGACAATGTGGATTTATGTAATGAAAAGGGTAGGCTTTCTTCAGATTTATCTGAACTAAATGACAAGTTGAACCTTTCATATGCCAAGCATAAGCAGCTTGAGTCACATGTCAAAGATACGGAAACATACTTTGAACAACTTACGGAGCAGCTAATTGAGGAAAATCTGTACGCTAGTAGCAGCGCAGATGTTTACCAATCTGCAATCAAAGACTTGCACGCTAAGTATAATGTGGTGCTGGGCCAATTTCAGAATGTTGTGCATCAAGAAAGTGATCTTCATTTGGACCCACCTAAAGTCAATACTGAAAATGCTGAAAGAGCCATTACGAGGCCTGTACTTGTTGGCCATGGTAATCATCAGTGCACTCCTAATCTGGCCAACACGAATGACTCATGTAACTCTACTGCTTTACAGTTACTGAAGGGCCATCTAGAGGTGTCTAAAGGTGATTTGCATGACCTTGAAAAGTTGCTAGAGAGGATTTCCTCTAGGTCTGATGGACGTGTTCTGGTATCGAAGCTCATAAAATCATTCGAGCCTAAAGGAAATGAGGATGACACTGGACTAACTGAGGGGGAGCACGATGAATTACGGAAGTCAACTCGGGAGATGATACGTCGCCTTGGGGAAAAGTTTATGGCAATGAGCTCAGATATTACAAAAACTGAAGAATATGTGGCTGAACTTTGTAACAAAATTGAACTTTCCGTCAAGTCTACTGCGCAGCATGATATAGATAGACAACAGACTGTTGTTCTTGCGGCCAAAATGGATGAACTTGCTGGGAAGCTGAGCAACTACAAGGAGACAATTGATAATCTGCACAATCAGGTTGCTACTGTTCAACAGGATGCAAACAGTAATGCTGAAAGGCTCATTGATCAAGCAGAACTGTTGCAAAAGGATGCGGTAGAAAGGATTTCCATTCTTGAGAAGGAGAGGGTGTCTTTATCAGATTTGCTCATTGAAGTAACAAATAGGCTCACCTCTTTGGGATGTACTATGTTTCCTAATGATTCCAGTGAAAGTGAAGATCTCAGTTTCCGCACTTTGAGCTGTGTGGATCTTGTTGCTACATCATTCCAGAGTCTTCAGGAGAAATTAGAGGCTGCTCAAATTGATAATGCTCAGCTCAATAGTTCTCTGGTGGAGCTCAGGAAAGCAAACTGTGTTGCTCAAGAGAGGAGCGAACAAGCATTTGAAACTGTCAAGAAACTGTATGATTCCCTGCAGGAACTTCTATGCGATTCACTTAAAAATTCAAATGAATTTGGTGGAGGGGACAGTGCTGAGGAACCAATTGAAAGTCAATATGGAAGACTCATCGAGCATTTAAAGAATTTGTTGCATGACCACCATACTATGCTGTCAACCAATGCTGACCTTGAGTCAAGACTGTTGAGTAAATGTGAAGAGGTCGAGGAGCTCAACATGAGATACAGTTCTCTAACAAAAAATTTGAATGATGTTTGTGTTATGAATGAAGAGCTTAAGTCAGCTTCTTTAAGCAAAAATGCCACACAAGATGAACTACACAGTAGATGTCTTGCTGTAGCTGAAAAGTTGGTTTCCCACTCAGTAAATCATTCCTCAGCAGGTGTTCAATTGATATCTGATAGTGGTGAAGGGTTTAACAAGGAAGATCATATACTTACCACCCTTCTCCCATGCATTGAGGACGGTGTGGCTTCATGCATTGAGAAATTTGAAAATGCAGCTGAAGAAATCCGCTTGTCAAAGATATGCTTGCAAGATATCAATATTTTTGACCAGATTTCATTCGACAAGTGGTCTTACCCCTTGCCTACATTGATCAAAGAGGAAATCTTACCAAAGCTGTCTGACTTGCAAGACAGAATCAACCAGCTCAATGCACTAAATATTCAGCTGGAAACTGAAGTTCCAGTCTTGAGGGATGGCATGAAAAAGCTTGATGAAGCTCTTGGAACTTCGCGTACTGAGCTTCAGAAAAAGGTTTCTGAACTTGAACAGTTTGATCAGAAACTTACATCTGTCAAGGAAAAACTTAGTATTGCTGTTGCAAAAGGTAAAGGTTTGATTGTGCAGCGTGACAGCCTTAAGCAGTCTCTGTTGGAGAAGTCTGGTGAGGTCGAGAAGCTCACACAAGAACTGCAGTTAAAGGAAACATTGCTGAAAGAGTTGGAAGCTAAGCTCAAATCCTATACAGAAGCAGATCGAATTGAAGCTTTGGAATCGGAGCTCTCATACATAAGGAATTCAGCTACAGCTCTAAGGGACTCATTTCTTCTAAAAGACTCTGTTCTTCAGAGAATCGAAGAAGTCTTAGAAGACCTGGATTTGCCAGAGCAATTTCATTCTCGAGATATAGTTGAAAAAATTGAACTGCTGTCGAAGATGGCTGTTGGCACTTCATTTACTCTACCTGATGGTGACAAGAGATCCTCTGTTGATGGGCATTCTGAGTCTGGTGTGGCCATGGATGTGATAAATGATGAGCAGAACTCAAATTCAAATCCAGCATCAGATGAATTAAAGAGCAAGTATGAGGAGCTGCATAGGAAATTCTATGAGCTGGCTGAACACAACAACATGTTGGAACAATCTCTAGTGGAGAGGAACAGTCTTATACAGAAATGGGAAGAAGTCCTTGGTCAAATTAGCATCCCCCCACAGTTCAGGATGTTGGAAGCAGAAGATAAGATAGAATGGTTAGGAAACAGACTCTTGGAGGTGGAGCAGGAAAGAGATTCATTACAGTTGAAGATTGAGCACCTTGAGGATTCCTCTGAAATGCTTATTGCTGATCTAGAAGAGTCGCATAAAAGGATATCTGAACTCAGCGCAGAGGTTGTTGCTATAAAGGCTGAGAAGGATTTTTTCTCACAAAGCCTAGAGAAACTGAGATTTGAGTTCCTTGGACTCTCTGAGAAAGCAGTTCAAGATGAGTTTGTCAGAGATAATTTGAGAAAAGATCTATCTGAATTGCAGGAGAAGTTAGCTGAGAAAACCGAGGAGAGCAGGCACTATCATGAAATGGACACAGAGATCCACAAGCTGCTGAATTTGGTGCAAAACACATTGCAGGATGGCAGTGATTCAGAAATTTCATCGGGTGACACTTCTGCTGTTTTGTGCTTGGGTAAATTGTTGAGGAAACTTTTGGATGACTATGGTACTCTTTTGTCCAAGTCCACTGAAGGCAATTTTACTGAGAGAGATATTCAATTAGAGGATATCAAGCCATCTAATGATGCTTCTACATTGGTTACTGGTACAAGCGACAAAGAGATCGAACTAAATTCTTTAAATAATGAGTTAGATTATGCTCGCAACAATCTGGCCTTAGTGGAGCAGCAGCGTAATGAAGCTGTGGAGAAGACGCAATCACTAATGCTGGAAATTGAGACCTTACATGCTCAAGCTCAAATAAACAAATTGCAAGAAAGTGATGCTGAGCAGATGCAAAAGTATCAGTCGCTAGTTCTTGAACTAGAATCTGTGGGTAAGCAGCGGGACAATCTGCAGGAGCAGTTAAATCAGGAGGAGCAAAAGTGTACCTCATTGAGGGAGAAACTAAATGTTGCTGTCAGAAAAGGGAAGGGCCTAGTGCAACACAGAGACAGCCTGAAGCAAACTATAGAAGAGATGAATGCTGTGATAGAGAAACTTAAGAATGAAAGAAAACAGCACATAGAATCACTTGAGACTGAGAAATCATCTTTAATGGATCGATTGGCTGAGAATGAGAAGAGCTTGCATGAAACAAACCAGTATTTGAGTGGATTATTAAATGCTTTAAATAAAGTGGACATTGCTCGGGAATTTGATACGGATCCAGTTACCAAGGTTGAAAAGATAGCAAAATTTTGCCTTGACCTACAGGAAACAGTGGTTTCATCACAGAATGAAGTGAAGAAATCGAAACGAGCAACAGAGTTGCTTCTAGCTGAGTTAAATGAAGCTCATGAAAGGGCTGACAACCTGCAGGAGGAATTGTTCAAGGCAGAAGCTGCACTTTCTGAATCTTATAAACAATACAGTGTTACAGAATCTGCAAGAGCTGATGCTGTTCGTCACCTTGAGCATGTTATGCATGCGCAGTCACAGACAAGAAGGAAGCAATTAGATCATTTGATGGAGTTGAACTCCACCAGCAGTCAACTAAGAGAAGTCTGCTTTGAACTTTCACATCATCTTGTCAATGCATTCAGTAAGGATGTGGACCTTATCTGCTATATGGAAAACTTCATGAAGTCTTCTGGTAAATGGATAGATGGCACAAATATGATGGATGTACCGATTGCTTCTAAACATGTTTTGTCCAACCGCATAAACAGCAAG GCTCATATTCCAAATGCTCCTTTGGAAATTAAGATGGATGATACCGATGAGAGACAGATTTTGCATCATCTTGCTATTGCATGCCGTGCTTTATCTGAGTGTGTAAAAGACTGTAATGATCTCAAAAGAAGCATTGATGAGCATGGCTTTTCAGTTGAACAGAAAGCAACAGAGCTGTTTGATGTAATGTCCAACTTGCAGAACAGACTCACTTCTCAGCAAAATGAGTTGGAATCTTTGAGAGCAAAATTTGTTGAACTACAGTTGGAGATGAAAGGAAGAGATGAGGAGATTGTATCTGAACGCAGGAATATGAGCTTGCTATATGAAGCATGTACTAGTTCAGTTGCTGAGATTGAAGGGATGACTGATATATACCCTGGTAACCAGAGCTATGCTGTTGATCATTCTGCAGATGAACGTATAAAATCATTAGTTGAACAGTTAGTTCTAGCTGTAAAAACTTCTCGGAACAGTAATGAAGGCAGCACAAAGGAACTGAAGGCTACTGTTCTTGAGTTGCAGCAGGAGCTTCAAGCTAAAGATATCCAAATCAGCACAATCAGTTCAGAGCTTTCATATCAGTTAAGGGCGGCTGAATCTTCTGCAAAGCAGCTCTCAGTCGAGCTCGAAGGTGCAAAAATGGAGGTCCACAATTTGGCGAAACAAGTTGATATGTTGCATAATGAGAACAAGGCTTTAGAGACTCAAGTAAATGAGCTTAAAAATATGGAGTCAATGGCAAGTGAGCAGCACGGAAGAATTAAGGAATTGACTGATGAACTAAGCAGAAAAGACCAAG AAATTGAAGGTTTGATGCAAGCacttgatgaagaagaaaaagagcttGAAGTCATGGAGAACAAAAGTCATGAGTTGGAGCAAATGCTGCAAGAAAAAGAATTTGCTTTAAAGAGCGCAGAAGTTTCTAGGACTAAAGCTCTGGCAAAACTTGCAACGACTGTCGACAAGTTTGATGAGTTGCATAGCTTGTCTGAAAATCTTCTTGCAGAAGTGGAAAACCTTCAGTCACAATTGCAAGAAAGAGATTCAGAGATCTCTTTTCTGCGGCAGGAAGTTACAAGAAGTACGAATGAACTGCTAACCACTGAAGAGAGCAACAAAAAGTACTCATCACAGATAAACGATTTCATTAAATGGCTAGAAACAGCACTTTTGCAGTTTGGCGTGCATTGCGACTATGATGGCACTCCAGTTCCTGTCTATATGGAGATGTTGAGCAAAAAAATAGGATCTCTGATATCTGAATCAGATGATTTAAGGGTTGTAGTCCAAAGCAAAGATTCTTTACTACAGGTTGAGAGGACCAAAATGGAAGAATTGATGCGTAAATCAGATGCTCTAGAAGCTTCATTGAGCCAAAAGGATTCTCAAATAGGGTTGCTTCGCCGGGATAGGGCATCCAGTCAACTGAACAGATCTATAAACTTGCCTGGCACTTCAGAGATTGAACAAATG AATGACAAAAGCCCAGCAGTTGTCACTCAGCTTCGAGGCGCGCGAAAAGTCAACAATGACCAAATTGCTATTGATGTAGAGATGGATAAAGACAAGCAAttagatgatgaagatgatgataaaG CACATGGTTTCAAGTCATTGACTATGTCACGCTTTGTTCCCAAGTTCACTCGACCGATATCAGACAGAATTGATGGGATGTG GGTCTCTGGTGATAGATTGCTCATGAGGCAACCGACCTTAAGACTTGGCATCTTGATATATTGGATTGCATTGCATGCGTTGCTTGCTAGTTTTATTTAA